A genomic region of Papaver somniferum cultivar HN1 chromosome 7, ASM357369v1, whole genome shotgun sequence contains the following coding sequences:
- the LOC113296824 gene encoding protein PAM71-homolog, chloroplastic-like isoform X2: MRSWVVSASPSSLFSPSSTLHLKIKTPRTSSSLSHHLKLSNLLAEFRRNGAVTHCSSRNHLAGVASPASSVRHGGVGNLTSARGTIRAHASNLSIGSPDYDGSKENGDKKITESDKPKSEKPPDLVPYVASISAVLVGCALLFLLIAFVNGGPSSLLAAIAKSGFTAAFTLIFVSEIGDKTFFIAALLAMQYEKGLVLLGSMGALSLMTVLSVIIGRVFQSVPAQFQTTLPVGEYAAVTLLMFFGLKSLKDAWDLPSKVAESSENSPELGEYMEAEELVKEKEWGDRSMLATIALGAAQSPWGVAGGAIAGHLLATLVAIIGGALLANYISEKLVGYFGGSLFLVFAGATLLGIF, encoded by the exons ATGAGGAGTTGGGTAGTTTCAGCTTCCCCATCCTCGCTATTTTCTCCATCTTCCACTCTGCATCTCAAAATCAAAACTCCTCGTACTTCCTCTTCACTATCTCATCATCTTAAACTTTCAAATCTCTTAGCTGAATTTCGAAGAAATGGAGCTGTAACacactgcagcagcagaaaccactTAGCTGGAGtagcttctcctgcttcttcag TAAGACATGGAGGAGTAGGAAATCTGACTTCAGCTCGTGGCACAATAAGAGCTCATGCATCAAATCTTAGTATTGGATCTCCTGATTATGATGGAAGCAAAGAAAACGGCGACAAAAAGATCACAGAGAGTGATAAACCAAAATC GGAAAAACCACCTGATCTAGTTCCGTATGTGGCCTCTATTTCTGCTGTGCTAGTCGGATGTGCTTTGTTATTTCTATTGATAGCTTTTGTTAATGGAGGCCCTTCATCTCTCCTAGCAGCAATTGCAAAATCTGGTTTCACTGCTGCATTCACATTGATATTTGTTTCTGAAATAGGGGACAAG ACATTTTTCATTGCTGCGTTGTTGGCCATGCAATATGAAAAAGGACTG GTCTTGTTAGGATCAATGGGCGCTCTTTCACTAATGACAGTCCTGTCTGTGATAATTGGACGAGTATTTCAGTCAGTACCGGCACAATTTCAGACAA CCTTGCCAGTTGGAGAATATGCTGCAGTAACCCTTCTTATGTTTTTTGGTCTCAAATCTTTGAAGGATGCATGGGACCTTCCGTCCAAGGTGGCAGAGAGTAGTGAAAATAGCCCCGAACTCGGGGAATATATGGAAGCTGAGGAGCTTGTAAAAGAAAAG GAATGGGGGGATCGCTCAATGCTAGCAACAATAGCTTTAGGTGCTGCACAG TCACCGTGGGGTGTGGCTGGCGGAGCTATTGCTGGACACTTGCTAGCAACATTAGTTGCGATTATTGGTGGAGCATTACTTGCGAACTATATATCTGAGAAACTG GTTGGTTATTTTGGGGGATCGTTGTTTCTCGTTTTTGCCGGAGCCACACTTCTTGGaatattttga
- the LOC113296824 gene encoding protein PAM71-homolog, chloroplastic-like isoform X1, translated as MRSWVVSASPSSLFSPSSTLHLKIKTPRTSSSLSHHLKLSNLLAEFRRNGAVTHCSSRNHLAGVASPASSVRHGGVGNLTSARGTIRAHASNLSIGSPDYDGSKENGDKKITESDKPKSEKPPDLVPYVASISAVLVGCALLFLLIAFVNGGPSSLLAAIAKSGFTAAFTLIFVSEIGDKTFFIAALLAMQYEKGLVLLGSMGALSLMTVLSVIIGRVFQSVPAQFQTTLPVGEYAAVTLLMFFGLKSLKDAWDLPSKVAESSENSPELGEYMEAEELVKEKVAKRLTNPLEIIWKSFSLVFFAEWGDRSMLATIALGAAQSPWGVAGGAIAGHLLATLVAIIGGALLANYISEKLVGYFGGSLFLVFAGATLLGIF; from the exons ATGAGGAGTTGGGTAGTTTCAGCTTCCCCATCCTCGCTATTTTCTCCATCTTCCACTCTGCATCTCAAAATCAAAACTCCTCGTACTTCCTCTTCACTATCTCATCATCTTAAACTTTCAAATCTCTTAGCTGAATTTCGAAGAAATGGAGCTGTAACacactgcagcagcagaaaccactTAGCTGGAGtagcttctcctgcttcttcag TAAGACATGGAGGAGTAGGAAATCTGACTTCAGCTCGTGGCACAATAAGAGCTCATGCATCAAATCTTAGTATTGGATCTCCTGATTATGATGGAAGCAAAGAAAACGGCGACAAAAAGATCACAGAGAGTGATAAACCAAAATC GGAAAAACCACCTGATCTAGTTCCGTATGTGGCCTCTATTTCTGCTGTGCTAGTCGGATGTGCTTTGTTATTTCTATTGATAGCTTTTGTTAATGGAGGCCCTTCATCTCTCCTAGCAGCAATTGCAAAATCTGGTTTCACTGCTGCATTCACATTGATATTTGTTTCTGAAATAGGGGACAAG ACATTTTTCATTGCTGCGTTGTTGGCCATGCAATATGAAAAAGGACTG GTCTTGTTAGGATCAATGGGCGCTCTTTCACTAATGACAGTCCTGTCTGTGATAATTGGACGAGTATTTCAGTCAGTACCGGCACAATTTCAGACAA CCTTGCCAGTTGGAGAATATGCTGCAGTAACCCTTCTTATGTTTTTTGGTCTCAAATCTTTGAAGGATGCATGGGACCTTCCGTCCAAGGTGGCAGAGAGTAGTGAAAATAGCCCCGAACTCGGGGAATATATGGAAGCTGAGGAGCTTGTAAAAGAAAAG GTGGCAAAGCGGCTGACTAATCCTCTTGAAATAATCTGGAAGTCTTTTAGCCTCGTATTCTTTGCT GAATGGGGGGATCGCTCAATGCTAGCAACAATAGCTTTAGGTGCTGCACAG TCACCGTGGGGTGTGGCTGGCGGAGCTATTGCTGGACACTTGCTAGCAACATTAGTTGCGATTATTGGTGGAGCATTACTTGCGAACTATATATCTGAGAAACTG GTTGGTTATTTTGGGGGATCGTTGTTTCTCGTTTTTGCCGGAGCCACACTTCTTGGaatattttga